The DNA region ATTAAAGGGGAGTTTATTTCGTGAGGGGGAATGAATAACCTgcctgagaaactgggactgcaggtCCCCCCTGAAACAGGCCGCGTGTCTGACCCATGTGCTCCTGTGTGTCCCCCTCCCTCACAGACTGCCGCGCAAGGAGAGCGCCGGCACCCTGCCGCCCCACCACCACACCGTGCACTCGGGCAGCGATCGCAATGCCTGCCTCCACTGCGTCCAGGGCCGCACCAGGAAGGCCCGCGGCCGGAGCCGGGTGGCCAGGAGCAAGGCCCGGCCCGGAGAGCACACGGTCTTCTCAGTGGGGAGGTGAGGCCTGCAGTTCTGCGCAGGGGCGTAGCCACCCTGACTGGTCCTAGGCCTACCCCTTCGGCCCaaagtttttaaagatttttttcccttgtttCGGTACatgatttactttttaattttacgTGTTTGATTTTTTCCATCGGATGTGATTTGCTGTTGGCTCGCTGTACATTTTGTGACCGTTAAGATGATGTCAATGTAGTGGGCATGCCTAGCCATAGCCTAATGGGCTATCGCTGTCGTCAGATGCTCTTTTGCGTTTAGCTGACGAGAGAAACCTATATGatgatttatctttttattgtcTCGCCTCCTCTGCTATACTGCAgttatttgttttagtttttaattgccTCTCGTCTTTTTGGTATAACCTGAAGTATTTGGATTAAACCAGGTAGTTTTATTTGCGAAACGTTTGCTAGCCCTTTGCAGATGGAGCCACCCAAACAGCTTTGAAAATGTCATGACCCAAAGAACAGTAACAAACATGGAACACCATCAAACTGTTTCCAGTGCCGTCCTGTTAGACTTCCAACTAGACGTTTGCATTTTAACAGGAAATGCACAGCTTGGCTGTTTTTCAGTGGGTTGACACAACTAGCCTTCTCCTGGACACCACGGTTTCATCAACATAGGCCTGAAGTCCagttttcctaacaatcctgtCTCTTTTCTTCAGGTTCAGAGTCACTTACGTTGGTAAGAAGAACAGCATTACAGAAACCACCAACCCACCCACCACGGAGCAACAGCCCGCTGACCAGTCAGAGAGCACCGACCATCACAGCCCCCAAGCAGAGGGGGAGCCCGACCCGTCACAGTGCAAGGGGCAAGAGGCATACAATCTGAGGAGCATGTTCAAAGACGTCAGCCCAGAGGTGAACGACGGCGTGGCTCAGACCAGAGCCCAGCAGGTGGAAGACGTGGCCAAGAAGACTCAGTCAGAGACAGGGGGCGCTGACAGCTGCGCACCTGCCTCAGCTCCAGAGAAGAGCCCCGCGGCTCGAGAAGATGGCGTGGTCGAGGGGACCACCATCAGAGAAGGTGCTCTTAACGGCACCTGCGCGGTCCCGGGCATCCACTCCAGCCCAGGGCCGATGGAGGACATCGTTCTCCTGAGTGCGGCGCCGGGCCGGCGGAGGGAATACGCCGTCCTCCAGATGGAGGACTTCGGGGACGACGCGGCGCAAATGGAGGACGGGAAGGACGACATGGTGGAAATGGAGGACATCaaggactgcagggtgagccgGGAGCTGGAAGGGGAGGAGGTCTTGCGCAGCCTGAGAGCCGCGGGGCACGGGGCTCAGTCTGGGGAGGGCAAGAGGAGGTCGATCGTGGTGCACACGCAGCACAAGTGGTAAAGAAGAACGTGATGCCAGGAGGGGCGGGAGAGCAGCCAAGAAGGGCAGTGGATCAGAGACACCCGGGTCACCCGGACTGCACTGGGTCATTGGCAGCCTCACTGGGGCTGAAGCCGTGATCCATTGTCAGATTTTACTGTCAGGAATACATCGGCCAAGAAATACTGATCCAGCATTATCTCTCCTGTGGTTGAACCAGCACTTGCATAAAGCTTAGTGACCACTGGTTAAAATGTTACCTTGATGATCGCAGATAAAGAGCTGTTTGCCTTGGGCCACCACTCCTTGGGCTACCAGCTAGAGGGTAATAGGAGATCTCACAACTAGACCAGTGTTTAATCCTCGTGGCTCTTTCTGACAAGATTGTACAAGAGCCTCCTTTTCCTCATTAAATAGTTGCCCTGCCCTGTGAGGGATTGTTAGCTCAGATATTTCAGTCTGTCTCTAGCCTCTTACACTTTCATTGCCACACAGTGTGTTATCCTAACAATGCCTTCTGAGGACTACAAACAAAATCAAGGGGAAGGAActtgattattttaaactgcTTCTGAAAATAACTTTTGAAATCTGAGGCCAATAATTATGCGACACTCTGGATACCTTATGCATTACTTACTGCACTTCTGTCTGAGATAGGctgtaaaaaaagacaagaaagttacagatattatttttcattttacagatgAAGCCAAACTTAAATACGTAACCACACAACTGGCAGCACTGTTTTAGGAGCCCAGTTCTAAGCACATTGGAGAGAATTAGCTCCTCTCTGTAGCGCAATATTATATGTAGCATGCAAGACAGCACTGCTGCAACTAGAATTTCATTAGCAGAATGATCTCGTTTGCACTGCAGCTAACATCTCTGCTGCAGCCCAACAGAAAGACCACTTTCTCCTCCCCAGCTGGTCCTGATGTGCTGTTtctcccacacacacaaaaatccCTCGACTCAGtaggaattgattttttttctctgttgccACTGTCCATATACTACAGATTAGTTTGTGGAAGTGGAGGCGGGGGGGGTCGAGAAATAAAACGCTGTCCGTTGGGTTCGAGACCCGCCTGGCTGCAGACAATCCTCTGCACACAGGGGGCGCACGTTCAGGAGCAGCCAAACGGGAGATTAGGATTTCATTACAGTTACAGTTCGTAATCCCCTCCTGCCCCTTCACCGCCTTAATCAGAGGGGTGGGCTCTGTACATCCGTACATTGATGCCGCCTTGCTTTTCAGTGCCAAGTGTCGTACAACTAATGAAGACAATCCCTTAAACAGCGTGACCAAAAGATGCAGCCAGTGTACGCCAGAGC from Lepisosteus oculatus isolate fLepOcu1 chromosome 11, fLepOcu1.hap2, whole genome shotgun sequence includes:
- the rell2 gene encoding RELT-like protein 2, yielding MADQETPPGGEAPPNYMIFILVLFFFLTGLLGFLICHVLKKKGYRCRTGEPEEECEDKLAGGTGEEEAEDPNQDTVEQILKCIIENEANVEALKEMLVNQNVPDHMDQRLPRKESAGTLPPHHHTVHSGSDRNACLHCVQGRTRKARGRSRVARSKARPGEHTVFSVGRFRVTYVGKKNSITETTNPPTTEQQPADQSESTDHHSPQAEGEPDPSQCKGQEAYNLRSMFKDVSPEVNDGVAQTRAQQVEDVAKKTQSETGGADSCAPASAPEKSPAAREDGVVEGTTIREGALNGTCAVPGIHSSPGPMEDIVLLSAAPGRRREYAVLQMEDFGDDAAQMEDGKDDMVEMEDIKDCRVSRELEGEEVLRSLRAAGHGAQSGEGKRRSIVVHTQHKW